AGTCTGCCGAATTTCAAACTAGCCTTTCTTTGTGTGCATCTTTGAACATGGTAAAACAGCAGTGGGAGGGGGCTTCTCTCTAAAGCAAGATGTAGTATAGTTGGGGGACAGGAAGTGATCATCTCTAAAACACCAAAAAGACGCACGTGTTATAGTACATGGGGGAGGGATAACACTGATACCAGTGCTAGTCCTGGGGAGAGCTGTGAAGCATAAGGCTGAAATCCAAGTTGCATCAGCCCTTCCTCGTCAGAGGATATCAGACTCTGGCATTCATCTTTATAGAGCAGCAGCAATTAGAAATGGAGATAACAGAACAAGCAATTGCTTGAATACATCACTTTGTCTGATATATTCATTTTCTACAAGTTTGATATGTTTTATTTGCTGGTTTTAAGCTGAGCCCAGGGGGGTGGAGAAGTTAGGTTGTGTTATTCCCAGCTGTGAGTAAAAGTGGTCTTGTTTAGTCTATTGGGAGCTGGCTGATCCTTGTGGGAGGGTGACGTTCACACTCCCCTTGGTTATCCTTCTcgttttctccttttccttctcttgttGCTTGTCAATGCAGAATATTGTAAACATCTTGAATTCCTTGTAGTTCAGTTGCTGTTTTGGAGGAGAGATAGATATCTGTCTTAGCAAGGCAGTCTTGGCTAATATAAACagttatttcagagaaaaatctAGAGTCCAGGCTCTTGTCCCATTCTCCAACTTGTATTTTCCCAACTGACTCAGGAGAAATTGGTTTCAACTTACTGCCTCCGGCTCATCCCAAATGAACATGTTACAGGCTAATAGGGCACCTCCCTGGCAAATTAATGTTTCTCTACCATTCTGTAATGACTTGCAGATGTTAAAGGATTCATAACATCTGGTGTTACAGTGTGGCTGGGTGTAAGTGGGAGATCTGAGTGCCTTCAGAGCTGTATCAAACAACCATCCTGCTCCTACTTAAAGCGTCCTTTTAATCAGGCAGCCTTGAGATGAAAGGACAGAATCAGTGCAACTCAGGGCTAAAACAGCTCATTCCAGGAAACCACTCTCGAGTCTGTTCTTTGCATTAGAGAAGTATCCTGAGGCCTTGATCAAGACTGATGCTTTGATATCTAGATGCGCTGTTCAGCCGCACAGGAAACATATTGCAAGCCCTGAAGGCTTACAGGAAAGACACAACAAATAATTGAAGAGGATGCTAGCGGTAGAACACAGACAAGGAGAATTATCAATAAAAACAATAAAGTCCATGCCCAGTAACCGAGCActaggaaggaggagaaagagaaggaatctCCCTTGGTTACTAGTGGTTGTCTTGCTAAATGTGCCCTTGGAGCGTGCTGAGATGCTAAAGTCCTAAGAACAGTACGGAGCTGCGACAGTGATAAGAAATGCCCATGGTGTATTAATGATTGACTCCCTGCCAGTGTAGCTGCAGGTGGTCATTAATCAGGGAGTGCTTCAGAACAGGGAGTGGTTTGAAAAAGCGCAGGTGAGGGGGCAGGTGTGAAGGTGAGGTGGAGGCAGGATGGTGGCTGAGAGCAGGTTGAGTAGGGATGCATGTGTTCTCAGTAGCGAGGACTGTACTTTGCTCCCTCCTTCTCAGGCTTTGAACTGAGTCCTTGCTGGGAAGGTGGTATCACTGGATTTGATGTTCCCTTTCTGATTACAGGAAGCCTGTGCCCTGCCACAGGGGGAGGGATGAGTGCTGCAGTGAGATCCCGGAGGCCTCTTGTTGGGACCTGAAGCTGGTTTAAAGTCAGAATGAAGGATCCATCACAGAAGTGAAGGAGAACTTCCCTGGCTGGAGCTTTACCAGGGCAGGAGCATCTAcataactgcttttggcatgagCAGAAGCCAAGGTCTATTACTCATAATGTACCTAAAAGGAGCTGGGAGCAAGTCAGTGTACCCCGCTGAAGCACAAGTGTGGTCAGCAGGTGTGAGACCTGGCTTCAGAGAACTTGGAAAACAAAGAGGAGCCACAAGTAAACTCAGAAGAAAATGGATTAAGTAAAAGTCCTTCTGCCAGTCCTGCCCATCTCATCTCACTGGAGTCTCTTCAGGCAGAGTAATATATcccttttgcccccccccccccaattccttCATCCTGTTGCTATCTTACTATTAAGACATTTTAAATCAAGACTTCTCGGAATAATATCGATAAAGAAGATAGGCTTGTAAATGTATATTTAGGTCCTGGGAAATCTAGgatcaaaggagaagaaaatgcctGTTTGACCTCTGCAACTTCCTTGTTGCTTGCCTTATGCTTGGATGCTAAGACATGAGGGGCTTCAGAAGCAAATTGGAGGGAGAGGTTCACCAGAGCAGCTCAAGTACTTTCAGGTCCAGATGACCAGACTTGTTTTTTGTACCCACAAATAGGCAGGAATAGCCCTGTATGCAGCAGATAGTTTAGGCAGAGCAACACCTCTGAAGAGCCTTCTGTCTCAGTAATCACACAAACTCCAGTATAGCGATGTTGCTGAATATTTGAACAAGGACTCTATCGTTTCTGTGTGGTAAGTCATCAAAGGCCTGCTCCTTCTGAAGACAATAAAACTCTGACTTCAGTGAGGATACACCGTGGGTTACAGCATGCGGCTGGGCTGCTGGTGAGTTCTGGGGCAGCCCAGTAAGCTCAGCACAGGGAACTAGACTCTGCAGTTGCTTGAGTAAATTGCTTTGTGTCTTTGCACATTTTCCCTCCCACACTTTCTCCCATCTAGGCTGTTAATTCTTGCCAGATGCAGCAGACCTTTCATCTCCCTTGGGGCTTCTAAGGGTTAATTTTTGATATGGGGGCATTTTCACGACCTCTGTTTTGGCTGTAATTTCTCTAATTTTACCTCGTCTCCAGATATATCGAAGTCCTTGAATATCTTCTCAAGTTCTTCTTTCTTGATATTAAAGAGAAACCCTGCGGCTTGAAACTCCCTAGGACCAATTGTGTGATCATTGTCTATGTCCAGCAGTCTGAAGGCAGGCCCTGAGTGTCGATAGATGAACTGCTTCTCAAGGTGATTCTGTTTCAGGGCAGAAAGGTTTAAGAATAGATTATAAGCAGCAATTTCCTGCTTTGAAAGAATACAGGGAATAGCAGATGGTGTTGGTGTCCAGAGAATAAAGGTGACCTCTTGCTAGTGGAGCCTGCAGGAAATACCAAGATCCTGGTGCTTCCTGCCCCATAGGCTTGGCTGTGTGGAAGCACGTGGCTGTTGCTCCCTGGGTTTGTGCTCCGTAGAGCTGCGAGCTGCAGGACTGTGCTGGGAAGAGTTACTGAAATTGAGCCAGGCTTGTATCTGGCCCATGCAAAGGACGTGTTGTGAGGTCCTTTCTCCTCCCTGCCATGTGTCGAACGACTAGCACGGCTAGGTGCTTGGTGCCCCCTTTCCTTGCTCCGAGGCCCATGGGCAGCTGCCCTGTGTGCTCACCCCCAGTGTGGCTGCCTAACCAGCCTCATGGAGCCAACGCAGCCGCGCGGCGCTCCTGAAAGGCCACAATGTCCATGTGCCACTTGCTTACCAGAGATGCCACGTCCACCCAACTGCAGAATGGGGACCCTGATGTGTCTGATGGGTGGGGGGGAAATCAGTCCAGGGTTTTTTCATCCATCTCCCTCAAAACAGCCTGTCACCCTCACTGCTGTTTCCCGACAAGATACTAGCCTCTCCACGGGCCAAGCTGCAAGCAATGCCAAGGAAAAGAAGGGGATCAGCACACCCAGCACCAACAAGCTGGCATCCACTGACCAGTGAAAACGGATGCagctctgcttccttccctgcaGGTAGCCCCAGCCAAGAAGCTCTTTTTCAAAGAACTCCCCTCCAAATGGGCCGTCAGAGCTGGCAGGAGCATTTAGATGGTTTCCAACTGGTGAAAGGTTTTGGGGGCAGATTTATGCCTGGGAAGCAGGGTTGGTACTAAGAGGAACACAGCTCATTTCATTGCTTTCCTTTTGCATGCAGCAGTGTTGTGGCTATGTCCAGACCTCGGGACCCCTTCTGTCCCTTGCACACCATGAGCAAAGGTTAGCCCCCAGTGAGCTGGTTCCCTTTATGGGGTGTCGATGGTCCATGTCGCCCGCAGCGGTTCCCGGGGGCTACGCACCTCGTGAGCCAACAGGAGACACACCAGCATGTAGAACTCGTCAAAGCCGATCTCCCCTGTCGCATTTCGGTCCAGCAAGTCAAACAGCAGCATGATATGCTGCTTCTTCAGGTCGGTCACATAATGGAGAAAGCAATAAAACTGCAGATCTGGAAAACAGTGAGCTGTTAGGCCTCGTCTGGACAAAGCTGTTAGCAATAATTAACAGGATTTAACTTATTTTAGATGCCCGCTGCTCCCAGACTGGTTGCACAGGCAATTAAAACAGAGTAGCGGGCAAGAAACTGCTTGGAATTAATAGACAGTATTAATAAGTTGCCCTCATTTATGAAAGGGGCATAAGTGGTTTCTACACAGAAGGCAATGTAAAGTGCTCATAATCTTCTGTTGGACTTTGCTCTCTTCCACTGcaccccaaaggaaaaaaaggactttttcAACAAACTGGAAACATTAGCAGAACaatccatttttcttttggaagtgtCACTTTTAACTCATGATCTGTTAGCAATTATTTTTAACCCTTTTTAGTCTTTTCCAGTGATGACACTGGGAAGGGAGGGGTGTGCAGAGGAAGAGCCAAACCTCTGGATCCACCTCGGCATTTCCCTCAAACTTCTGCAAGTTGTTCCAcgcaaaaacagaggaaaaccaGCCCCAGCTGAAAAATCAGCAGCACTGATCTGATTCTGCTACCCTTAAATCTCTGTCAGTGGGATAAATCCATAGTGAGAAGTGTTATTTAAGCTGGAGCATGATGCTGGTTTGCAAATGAATGGGAATAGCCTCGATAACCGTAGTCGGGAAGTTAGGAAGCTGTGAACCGGGGTTCTTCAACAGCCTCCTGTTGAGAATAATGTTGGCCATGGACCTGCTTTTTAACGTGGAGCACACTCGGTTTGTGGAAGGGATTACATGATGAGGTTGCTGCAGTACTAAGGAATTAGCTGCAGTGAGCCAGAAATCCCATCTTGTCCTGTGCTCCTGGCATCTTGCTTGTACTGCTGTAAAGAAAGATCTCCTTTATCTCTGGCTTGGGATTTTTGTACGTCAATTATCTGCTCCTTGGTGCCAGGACTTGGTTATCATGTTTGTACACTGCTAGCAAGCCTACCTTGGTGGCATTACATGTTGCTGAAATGCAGCAGACGATAGTATCACAAAGCCAAGCAAGTTTCTTGAGGTCTTAGACCTTTTTCTATTTCAAAAACAGGGAAGGAAGCAATTGAAGGGTGAAGGGAAAGGGATACCATCAATGGGAGCTGAAAATACACCTCAGCTGCCTTGAATGGTCCCATGAGCCATACAGATCGTTTCAGAAGCTGATGCAGGATTAGCCAGGCCACATAACCTTTCAGAGCAGCTCAAGCATGATAGACCGGTTGGCACGTGGTGATATATACCATAACTGAAAACTTTTTGGGGTATTGCCAAGTAATGGTATTAACTAAGCTGCTACTTAATTAGCATTGCAGGGTGCTGCATTCATTGTAATATCTGAAGTACAATATTTATAGTGTCCATGATCTCAGGTTTTAAATTCCAAGTGATGTAGCACTCTGTGTATCTCTTTTCAAAACATTACACCGGGCCTGTAATTTTATAGTGCTAATGCCAGTCTCATCTTTAAAAGTACTTACTGTTCAGGGCATTCTTCTTATGAACATCCAGGAGCTGGAAATAGTCTGTCAGTGCCTTAGCATTTCTTACCGACAATAAGCAGTATACTTCATCTAAATACAAAtactgcagaaaacacccagttTTCAGCTTCATCTTGGGTAACTGTGGACAGCCACCTAAACAGAATTAGCGCCGAGGCCCTGACACGTCACAGCGGGGGAATTCTACCCTAGAACCAGAATACGATCGTCTCTTCTCCTCCCACACTTCTTTCGTGTTTCttccacatttttcaaaaattccCTTCTAATGTGGAGGCAAACACTCCCCTACCATTCAGCATTCAAGGATAATACGTATCACAATCAAGTGACAGAAATTATTCTTATAGCACATTTTTTTGTAAATGCCCTCAAGAGCattaaatctgattttaaatgTGCAAGAAAACACACATTTAAGAATTTACTTTAGAAAGCTACCAAAGCAGATGACTATAATGAAAGTCTTATAGCCTTAGACAAGTGTTTCCCCAAAGTTTGGTCCATGCTGAAGAAGTCCTACACAGCAGCTAATgcagtgttttatttttcctcttaacagtgtttttaactttttaaatttccaGTGTCTGACAGTCTCAGGTGCAACATGTCTGTGAGCTGTAGCCCAGAGATGGCTGCTTTCAAAAGCCCAATTTTTTGTTCAAGTTAGCTGTTAGGGAGATGAACCACTCTTATCAAATTTATATAAAGTGTTTATCATCTGTTCCTCTTCCAATCCAGCACAGCAATAACCAGAGAAAGTGTTCTCTATTCCTGACCCCTATAACCGCACCaggaataataataacaataataataataaaatcatacATGCCACTGGCCTACTTTGGTACAAAGACGCtctgtattttaaattttaaacattttaaacccAGGGCTGTCCCTAGTCTAGCAGTCAAGTTAGCAGTTTCTTCTCCTTTAGTCGTAATGCTAATCAAGAGTTCGGTTCTGCTGACGCTGCTGAGGACTGTGCTCTGAGTAGCTGTGTTTAATGCAATGGTAATACTCAGGACACTCTGTCTATAGGATGAGGTCTCCTTCCATAAGGCTGGGGAAGATTTCcaaagttttttgtgtttttgaagTTTATAATctctttcttttattcatttccaTTTGGAAAAACAGTAAGAAGTAGTAGTGCATGTGTAGATGAGATAGATTAACCTGTTTGCTGAGATGGTTTGATGTTTGCAAGCTTTCTGTGAGAAATGGGTTGGGAGAAAGGATTTAAATATGTCCGACTTCTCTTGGCTATGCAGCCAGGAGATAGCAAACCTGGTCAGAGGGCAACAAGCACCGGATTAAAATTCCACAGCCCTCAAAATGCTCTGCTGAATCAGAGTTGCTCAAAAACTTCTGAAGGGGTAACTTCAGTTTGGCAAAATTTATGCCAAGAGAAATCATCTGTCTGATTTGACCTGACTGGCCTACCCTCAGGTAGGCTACAGGGCATCTGCCTACATTGCAAGCCCTTTGGCATGGGGTGTATCTTGACTTCTGGATCTTTACAACACCTGATAGGGACAGATATCCCCCAAACTTGCCCGTACCTATTGTAAGGGCAATTACAAAGATGACGGAGTCAATCACTTACCAGGTTGCTGGATGACAGAACAAGGGCAATGACCACAAAGAGCCGCTTGGGAGGTTCACCTGGACATTGGGAAAAAATTTCGCCAAGGAGGATTGCGTTCTCTGAAACCAGTTACCCAGGGAAGTGATATATGCTCCATCCTGGGAGATTTTCAAGACTTAGCTAGACAGACTGATGGCTGACCTGGTCTAGCCCTGGCAGCAAGCCTGCTCCCAACTGCCAAATCCTCACGTTATTTGAGATCCAAAATCCATGAAGTTAGGTGGAAAAAGTGCtcaattattttcagtttctttctgtttcaaagaTATACTTGGATCACATTTTCACCTTGTTTTTCCTACAACTCagtggggagaagggaagaaatagGGGGATAAAAACTTACTTcgaaaaaaaatgcagctgaaatTCTTATACAACCACAATTTTCCAGGAGCTGCAGTTTATTTAAATAGTGTTTCAAGCATCAGTGTCGGGAGACTCCCAAAAGAAATGCTAGGGCTGATCGCACCAGTATAAATCCAGTTATTCCTAACAGCAAAGACGGTGAGAGGCGATGATCGGCCCCCCGCTCTAGGGTATAATATATCAGGGAAGTAATGAGAAATCACCACCGAGCCCAGATGTTCTCAGACCGAGAGCCTATGCTGTGTTTTGCCAACATTACACATCAGGATGGAGTGTGAAAAAGCACCTCCCTTACCTCCACCCTGCAGCCAGCGCTCCTAGGCTAGTTAATCGGGTTGAGGGAAATGTAAACAGGCAAAACACATGTGCTGGTGTGAATTGTGTTTCTGTCGGTGAGGCTTGCCTGCACAGCCATTTAACACTAAGCTCTGCATTAAAGCAGAGAAATTGTTGAGCGTGGCTGCACCATCGAGTATTTCCCCTAGATGTCCCCATTTAATACTTCATTTCAAGCTGGATGTGAAGTTTTGCCATTCAGAGGCTGTGAACCTTAAGACTTGGCAGCAGTTGGGTCACATCTTCAAATTCTTCACCCATAGTTCTGATACCCTCAAATTCCCATTACTgggagttttaaaaatatttgtatttggcTATTTTTACATGAGATGAACTGGGCGAAGAAGGAAACGTCTTTCTGCTGCCAAGGCAGTTTTAGGCTTATGTTTTAACACTCAGATAACCGCCTCTTCGCTCGACCGCCAGCAGCGCAGCGGCCCAGGAGGCGCGTACGCCCGGCGATGCCGCGCTCCTTACGCCGGCCGAGGCCTGGCTGCGCAGGCGGGAAGGCGATAGCAGCCGCTGGCGTGTTCCAGAGCTTTCCTTCCCCGGATCCTTAATTTTGCGTGTGTTTATAGCACCGGCCTCGGATGCCGTGCCTGGGCTAAGCCGAGCCAAgccgagcggagcggggcgggcgcggggcggcggcagcgaggcCAGCAGGTGGAGCGGCGCCGGCTCCATGTGCGCGGCTGgaggcggccccgctccccgcctcgCCGCTCCCCGGGCGCGCAGCGGCTCCGTCCTCCCCCGGGGCAGGGCGAGGGGACGCGGCtgccgccggggctgcgcggcgctgccgggcgcgCCTGCTCCGCGCCGCGGGctcggccggccccgcgccccgccgcggcatGGCTTTCGCCAATTTCCGCCGCATCCTGCGCCTCTCCACCTTCGAGAAGCGGCGCTCCAAGGAGTACGAGCACGTCCGCCGCGACCTGGACCCCAGCGACGTGTGGGAGGTCGTGGGGGAGCTGGGCGACGGGGCCTTCGGCAAGGTGTACAAGGTGGGTGGCGGATCCGCGCCCtgctcccggggccgcggcggctgcgcggcgcggagcggagcccggcacggagcgcggcgggggccgggcggtgCCGCCGTGCCCGGCGCGGGACTCAGCACCTGCGGCCCCCGCGCCGAGCAGCCCCGGGCGCGCAGGGCTCCGGctcgccgctgccccggggccgctGCGGGGTGTTTGCCGTCGGGTCTCCGCGCTCGCGGAACAAGCGCGAAAGCTGTCTGCAGCGTTAGAGGAGAAATCCTTGTGGGACCTTGGCTTGGCTCCGCACATCCCATTAGCTACCGTGACTGGAAACCAAAGAGAAGCTAAGCATTGTGCCTTCCTCGGGTGAGAGCAAGGACGGCGAGTCAAAGCTTTAACTGGGTTAGGGGCGAGCAGAGAGAGAAGCATTCTTATTTTTGTCTTAAATCAACTGCTTTCAGAGCGATGCTTTTGTAAGGCGATGAGGTGTTCCCTGCCAAACCTGTCGGTGCAATGAATGGAGGGAGATTTCTTGGAAGTCAGCAGCCTCGAGGCTGCCTCCAAGTTTTGCGAGCCTCCGGGGTGACATTATTTGTATTCCTGCGGTCCTTGCAGGCAGGAAGCTCAAGGCGAGCGGAGGAGCCCTGCTTCTTTCCAGTGGGGACATGTCCAGTGCTATGAATGTTTAACCTTTATGTTAACGGGTCGAGGGTTTTAAGGCCAAATACTCAGCTGTACTTTGCACTCCAAATCAACAGCGTTCTCGCCTGTTACTGGCTCTAAAGTGCTCCTCTGTACAACAGCTCCGACAGTCAGGAGACTTTTTTGGTTGGGACTAGCTGGAGGCGTCGGTTGGTGACCCAGCCTTCTTTGGAGACCTGCATTCAAAAAAGAATTTGGAAGCGGAGAGCTGTGAAGTAGCTTGCTTGGCAGTTGTTTTTTGATGGTCTCGTTAGATCATTTAACAGATTATTGCCACCTCAGAACTGAGAAGGAAATAGTCACTAAAGAGACGGTTGGGAAGAGAGCTGGATGTCGGCAGGTCAGGACTGAGGTGTTTTATCACAACGGCTGGGATGCGTTGTCTTGTTTTGTCTACATCAAGCTGTGTGATAGAATCTGATTTTTAGTGTTTCTAAGTATCCATTGAGTGGAAATCTCTGGTGAAAGATCTTTTCTTCTAATAAAGTGCAATTTCTAAAAATCATATGTAAATCTCTGATACATTTGTCTTTCTAAAAATAACACTGGTAGCAATCAGTGCTTCTGTTACCAATTTAGTTGGTGCTGTGCATTGGAAACGAGTTTGTATATGGTAACGTTCACTCTTCTGGGTAGTTGCTTGCTTGTATTTGCTTAAGTTGCTCATGCAATGATAGGAATGAGGACAACATTGTAAAATAAGATAATAGGCTTCTGAGACAAATGATAACTTACAAGAACAACTCCTTTAAATGTTATATATTTTAATGCATAGTATATGCAAAACTGATAACCTCGCAGAATAGAACTGCTTtaaaagtagggttttttttttaaggccattGTCATACCTGAATACCTTTGCATTCACTCAAGTCTCACACCAATATATAAAGTTATCACAGTAACTTTATTTATTATAGGCTGAGGACATCAGCCTGTCAAATAATATCTCCTCATCTCCAAGTAAGTCCATCTCCTTTGAGCCACATTTCTGCCCAAATGAGAACACAGTGCAGACTGCATGGTGATAACCAGAAGTTCACTCTGCCTACAAGTAACACACTTAGACAACTGTCTGCTTTTGCGATGTTTTAACATAGTTGTTCTTGAGGGTGGGGGTTAACATTGTGGCAAGAATCAAAGGGTTATATTATTCTTCTTAGGTGGTAGAGTTTTTATTCTCCATCTCCTTTGGATCTCCTCTCTGCCTGCCCTCCATCCTGACTGGGGAATGTGAATGCTTGGGTTTTGAAGAGTTCTTGtgcaagattttgtttgtttgtttaagaataGCAAATTAGTTTGGGTGCCACATACTATAAAATCTTATTTTGGATAATAGCCAGTAGCATAATTGCAGATAAGTAGTTTTCTGGCATGCTAAGACTTGACTTGCATATTGTCTTCCTCAGTCCTTCTAACTCTGGAGCCAGCGACTACGCTGGGTGATGATGTACATAGTACAGTGATGTGAAATAATAGTCTTGCCATATTGTTCTACTCAGCTGCCAAAacaagaaaggggggggggggggaagaagagggaggaaggcaAACAAAccctgcctgtgcacagggaAAAATATAGCTGATCAAGATACAACGAActattttaatcattttcttGAAGTCGCTTAAAAGTCAATTTGCTCTCCAAACTAAAGTGATTGTTTTTAGCAAGTCAGAGTCTTTGTATGGTTGTGAGTATTTCAGGATGTTTGAATGAAGTTCCTGCACATCTCCCACCCCCTTTCCACACACAGAAGCATGGGGATATGATATAATCAGCCTGTGCTTACGGCCTGCCCTATGTACCATATGCTGTACTGGCTTGTAAGAGCCTGTGGTCTCTGAGCAGTGCATAAGGATGGGATTAGTACGTTGAGGAGTCTGAAACCTAACCAGTGAGGTCCAACTTGGGAGAAATTTAGGTtttgatagaagaaaaaaaaaaacagattcattTTAGTAGGTTTTGTTTTTCTAGTATGAGGTTTGAGCAGGAGGAAGGACAGCTCAGCTATGTAATGGTTTTATTGGTGAGTGTTACTGGGCTGCAAAACATTGTCAGTGATCTGTTTCTTGGACTCCCCATGAACTCAGCTGAACAAATTTGAACTGGTTTAACACAATGTTTACAAAAGTAGGACAGGcttgatttaaatatatattaattaaaaataatctaatcTGTAGTGGAGCCCAAATGCATACAATAGATTTGAAGAAACCTGCAGCTGGTGAAAGCTACTGGGATTTCCCTATTTTTTTGTAAAGACTCTCTTTTT
This genomic interval from Apteryx mantelli isolate bAptMan1 chromosome 14, bAptMan1.hap1, whole genome shotgun sequence contains the following:
- the EFCAB9 gene encoding EF-hand calcium-binding domain-containing protein 9; the encoded protein is MKLKTGCFLQYLYLDEVYCLLSVRNAKALTDYFQLLDVHKKNALNNLQFYCFLHYVTDLKKQHIMLLFDLLDRNATGEIGFDEFYMLVCLLLAHENHLEKQFIYRHSGPAFRLLDIDNDHTIGPREFQAAGFLFNIKKEELEKIFKDFDISGDEQLNYKEFKMFTIFCIDKQQEKEKEKTRRITKGSVNVTLPQGSASSQ